The stretch of DNA TGACGCCGACGCTATCGGCCACGACCTCACCAAAGGCGTCGCCACCTTCACCCGCACCCAGCCCACCGCCCTCGGTTGTGACACGGAACCCGCACCCGAAGCCCCCGAGGCGAGCGCCGCCGCGTAACCACCAGTCCCGGCCCGCGCACACCGTGGGCCGGGGCACCCCCACAGCCAAGGAGACACACCCATGACCACCCAACGCACCCTCGACCGTCGCGGCGCCATGATCGCCGCCACCCAACGCACCATCGACGCCATCCAAGACGAGATCCGCGAAGCGCTCATCACCACCATCGCCAACACCCTCGAACACTGCGCCCACGTCACGCACATCACCTTCGAGGTGTCCGACCAGGGCGACTGGCTCGTCCTCGACACCCTCACGTGTCCCCGCCACGGCGACGAGTGCCCCGCCGTCCGCGCACAAGACACGCACGACCTAGAGGACTACGCCAGCCACATCTACGGCGAACAACTCACCTGGGCGGCCGAGGCACTCGACCTGAAAGACACCGGCGACGGCCTGCACTGGCGAATCGCTACCACCGTCCTACGCGCCCTCATCAACGGTTAACCCCCCGAGCCCGAAAGGACACACTCATGACCACCACCGAACTACTGGCCCACTACCGCGCCACACCAGCAACCGACCAAGCCCGATTCCTCACCACGATCTTGTCGGGCTTCGCGGAGGCCATGACCGGCAACTACGGACCATGCGCCGCGCTCAACCCGGACAAGCCCCGATGCCCCACATGTGGCCGCAAGGTCACGGACCTCATCGACATCGACGTGTCATGGACCCAACAAGACGCCCAGATCACCACCACCACCGACGGCGAAACCTACATCGACTGCCCCTCATCCGACGGGGGCGACTTCCACGTGGCGTTCTTCCTCACCGCGTGCTGTCGAGCCGCCCTCACCATCCCCAACGGCACACACATCGAGTTCACATAATCGAGAGCCCCCGAGACCCGCAACAATGCGCGGTCCCGGGGGAAACCCCTCCCCAAAACATCGCCACAAACCCCCCGTTTATGGCCCCATTTGTCGGCCACTCCTGCTAGAATTGAGGCATCGGCAAACGCCGATAGCGAGGCCCCCGAGGCCCGAAACCGAAAGGCACAAATCATGTCAAACGTCCAGCGGCTCACCATCACCGAAACCCTCGCACAGGTGCCAGCCAAACTCGGCTTCCTCCCCCGCGAATCCCTCATGGTCATCGCCATGTCAAAGCACTCCGCAGTACGCGCGATCTACCGCGCCGACCTCGCCACCGTCACGGACCTCGACACCCGCGAGCACATCCTTCACGCGTTCGCGAAGCAGTTCGACGCCCACCAAATCGCAGGCGTCCTCCTCGGCATCTACTCTGAAGGAGGCCACGCCGAGCACGCCGCCGTGACCGAAGCGACCCGCGCATTCCTGTCCGAGCACGTCGCCAGCGTCTTCGTGCACTACGTCACCAACGGCATCGTGACCGACGAGGACGGCACCAACGCCCGCATCATCGACCAAGACCCCGTGACCGCGTCCCGCACCATCAACGCGCCCACCGCCAACGCGCTCGCCAAGGCGCGCAAGGTCGAAGGCCAGTTGTGGCCCGCAGAGGCCCGACCCAAGGCCCTTGAACAGACGCTCACCTTGCTCAAGGCGTGCGCAGATGACACCTACCCCGACGTGACCACACCCGCACTTCTGGGAGCCGTCGCCGCTCTCGCGACAAGCATCGCGGGACGCGACGCCCTCGTGATCGCCGTCACTGACGACAGCGAGGACTACGGCCTAGCCCGACGCCTCGCCGTCGACCCCAGCACCCCCGGAGTGCGCGAAGTCCTGGGCGCATTCCTCGGCACCGCCAACCCCAACGGCCCCGAGGGCATCAAGCCCGACACCGACGCACTACGCGCCAAAGCAGTCATGCTGTGGGACGTCCACGCACACGCCAAGACCCCCATGTCACAGACCGGCGCCCTCACAGTGCTCGCCATGCTCGCGTTCTGGCACAACGACACCGCCGCCGCACTCACCTACGCACACGACGCGATCACGGTCGCCGAGGACATGCCCACGTTCGCCAGGCTTGCCCAACTCATCACCGCCGCCACCCAGGCAGGACTCACCCCCGGATGGGCCACCCGCATAGAATAACCGGCACCCCGACCCCCGCACCCACACCAGGCGCGGGGGTCGCGCGTCGCTCGGACGCTCACCACGGAAATGCTGGCGCGGTGCCAGGACGCGCGACGCGCGCGGCTCGCGACCTGGTGCGCCAAGCCCTCGAAACGGGTATGCGACCAGGCTGGACC from Demequina lutea encodes:
- a CDS encoding DUF4192 family protein — its product is MSNVQRLTITETLAQVPAKLGFLPRESLMVIAMSKHSAVRAIYRADLATVTDLDTREHILHAFAKQFDAHQIAGVLLGIYSEGGHAEHAAVTEATRAFLSEHVASVFVHYVTNGIVTDEDGTNARIIDQDPVTASRTINAPTANALAKARKVEGQLWPAEARPKALEQTLTLLKACADDTYPDVTTPALLGAVAALATSIAGRDALVIAVTDDSEDYGLARRLAVDPSTPGVREVLGAFLGTANPNGPEGIKPDTDALRAKAVMLWDVHAHAKTPMSQTGALTVLAMLAFWHNDTAAALTYAHDAITVAEDMPTFARLAQLITAATQAGLTPGWATRIE